A portion of the Streptomyces sp. YPW6 genome contains these proteins:
- a CDS encoding Gfo/Idh/MocA family oxidoreductase yields MRIGLIGTGRIGTFHAEVLSRHPAVKALLLADADPERAAAAARRTGAAAVSVDDLFTGAGEARGLPDAVVICSATAAHAALIGRAARAGLPAFCEKPVSLDLPGTLAALAEVQAAGSVLQLGFMRRFDAGYGEARAAVRDGRLGRLHTVRAVTSDPAPPPAAYLPLSGGLYRDCLVHDFDILRWVTGREVREVYAIGSDTGPAMFREAGDVDTAAALLTLDDGTLATATATRCNGAGYDVRMELAGELDQIAVGLDDRTPLTSAEPGGAGAPAKPWPGFLERFAPAYEAELDAFLRVVRGELANPCDGREALHALRIAEACETSRREHRPVALTEIPGG; encoded by the coding sequence ATGCGCATCGGACTGATCGGAACGGGACGGATCGGAACATTCCATGCGGAGGTGCTGAGCCGTCACCCCGCCGTCAAGGCCCTGCTGCTGGCGGACGCGGACCCCGAGCGGGCGGCCGCCGCGGCCCGGCGGACGGGGGCCGCGGCCGTCTCCGTGGACGACCTGTTCACCGGGGCGGGCGAGGCCCGGGGCCTGCCCGACGCCGTCGTGATCTGTTCGGCGACCGCGGCCCACGCCGCTCTCATCGGACGGGCGGCCCGCGCCGGGCTGCCGGCCTTCTGCGAGAAGCCGGTCTCCCTGGACCTGCCCGGCACGCTCGCCGCGCTGGCGGAGGTCCAGGCCGCGGGGAGCGTGCTCCAGCTCGGCTTCATGCGCCGCTTCGACGCCGGGTACGGCGAGGCCAGGGCCGCCGTGCGGGACGGGAGGCTGGGCAGACTGCACACGGTGCGGGCGGTCACCTCCGACCCCGCGCCGCCGCCCGCCGCCTACCTCCCGCTCTCCGGCGGGCTGTACCGCGACTGCCTGGTCCACGACTTCGACATCCTGCGCTGGGTGACGGGCCGGGAGGTCCGCGAGGTGTACGCCATCGGCTCGGACACCGGGCCCGCGATGTTCCGGGAGGCCGGGGACGTGGACACGGCCGCGGCCCTGCTCACCCTCGACGACGGGACGCTCGCCACCGCCACCGCGACCCGGTGCAACGGCGCCGGGTACGACGTACGGATGGAGCTGGCCGGCGAGCTGGACCAGATCGCCGTCGGCCTCGACGACCGCACACCGCTGACCTCGGCCGAGCCGGGCGGCGCCGGCGCACCGGCGAAGCCCTGGCCGGGCTTCCTGGAACGGTTCGCACCGGCGTACGAGGCGGAGCTGGACGCGTTCCTGCGGGTGGTCCGCGGCGAGCTGGCCAACCCGTGCGACGGGCGGGAGGCCCTGCACGCCCTGCGGATCGCCGAGGCGTGCGAGACCTCCCGCCGCGAGCACCGGCCGGTGGCGCTGACCGAGATCCCCGGCGGCTGA
- a CDS encoding sugar ABC transporter substrate-binding protein: protein MGAVLAVMLAAAGCSSTGGKRAEERAAEAAEGRAAVNTPRWTFAMVTHSGDGDTFWDIVQKGAEQAALKDNINFIYSHNDEANQQAQLVQTAIDKKVDGLIVSLAKPDAMKAVVAKAVKAGIPVVTVNSGSAESKEFGALTHIGQDETIAGEAVGDELNSRDRKKALCVLHEQGNVGHEQRCAGAKKTFDGTMQNLYVDGTNMPDVTASIEAKLQSDRSIDAVVTLGAPFADAAVQAKQTAGSKAEIDTFDLNAKVATGLQTDKLGFAVDQQPYLQGYEAVDLLWLYRYNRNVLGGGRPVLTGPQVITKGDADALADYTKRGTR, encoded by the coding sequence CTGGGCGCCGTGCTGGCGGTCATGCTGGCAGCCGCGGGATGCAGCAGCACCGGCGGCAAGCGGGCGGAAGAACGCGCGGCCGAGGCCGCCGAGGGGCGGGCCGCGGTGAACACTCCGCGCTGGACCTTCGCCATGGTCACCCACTCGGGAGACGGTGACACCTTCTGGGACATCGTCCAGAAGGGCGCCGAGCAGGCGGCCCTCAAGGACAACATCAACTTCATCTACTCGCACAACGACGAGGCGAACCAGCAGGCCCAGCTCGTCCAGACCGCGATCGACAAGAAGGTCGACGGGCTGATCGTCTCGCTGGCCAAGCCGGACGCGATGAAGGCCGTGGTCGCCAAGGCCGTCAAGGCGGGCATCCCGGTCGTCACCGTGAACTCCGGCTCCGCCGAGTCCAAGGAGTTCGGGGCCCTCACCCACATCGGCCAGGACGAGACGATCGCCGGTGAGGCCGTCGGCGACGAGCTGAACAGCAGAGACCGCAAGAAGGCCCTGTGCGTCCTGCACGAGCAGGGCAACGTGGGCCACGAGCAGCGCTGCGCCGGGGCGAAGAAGACCTTCGACGGCACGATGCAGAACCTGTACGTCGACGGCACCAACATGCCCGACGTCACCGCGTCCATCGAGGCCAAACTCCAGTCCGACCGGAGCATCGACGCCGTCGTCACCCTCGGCGCCCCCTTCGCCGACGCGGCCGTCCAGGCCAAGCAGACGGCCGGCAGCAAGGCCGAGATCGACACCTTCGACCTCAACGCCAAGGTCGCCACCGGCCTCCAGACCGACAAGCTCGGCTTCGCCGTCGACCAGCAGCCCTACCTCCAGGGGTACGAGGCCGTCGACCTGCTCTGGCTCTACCGCTACAACCGCAACGTGCTCGGCGGCGGCCGGCCCGTCCTGACCGGCCCGCAGGTGATCACCAAGGGCGACGCCGACGCCCTGGCCGACTACACCAAGCGGGGCACCCGATGA
- a CDS encoding GntR family transcriptional regulator, whose protein sequence is MTADGTDRPLPLSVDRTSPVPLYFQLAQQLEAAVEQGRLAPGALLGNEIGLAARLGLSRPTVRQAIQTLVDKGLMVRRRGVGTQVVHSQVRRPPELSSLYDDLEAAGQRPATEVLRNTVEPATAGVAAALGVAEGSEVHLVERLRSAHGEPMALLRNHLPPGLVPLRTEELEATGLYRLMRAGGIALHSARQSVGARAATAGEARALAEEPGAPLLTMERTTYDDTGRVVEFGSHVYRAARYTFEFQLLVRT, encoded by the coding sequence GTGACCGCAGATGGAACCGACCGGCCGTTGCCGCTGAGCGTGGACCGCACGAGCCCGGTGCCGCTCTACTTCCAGCTGGCGCAGCAGCTGGAGGCAGCCGTGGAACAGGGCAGGCTGGCCCCCGGCGCCCTGCTCGGGAACGAGATCGGCCTCGCCGCCCGCCTCGGCCTGTCCCGGCCGACCGTCCGCCAGGCCATCCAGACGCTCGTCGACAAGGGGCTGATGGTGCGCCGGAGGGGGGTCGGCACCCAGGTCGTCCACAGCCAGGTCCGCCGTCCGCCGGAGCTCAGCTCGCTCTACGACGACCTGGAGGCGGCGGGCCAGCGCCCCGCCACCGAGGTCCTGCGCAACACGGTGGAACCGGCCACGGCCGGGGTCGCCGCCGCCCTCGGTGTCGCCGAGGGCAGCGAGGTCCACCTGGTGGAGCGGCTGCGCAGCGCGCACGGCGAACCGATGGCGCTCCTGCGCAACCACCTGCCACCCGGGCTGGTGCCCCTGCGCACCGAGGAGCTGGAGGCCACCGGCCTCTACCGGCTGATGCGCGCCGGCGGCATCGCGCTGCACAGCGCCCGGCAGTCGGTGGGCGCGCGGGCCGCGACGGCGGGGGAGGCGCGTGCGCTGGCCGAGGAGCCGGGGGCGCCGCTGCTGACGATGGAACGTACGACGTACGACGACACGGGGCGGGTGGTGGAGTTCGGGTCGCACGTGTACCGGGCGGCGCGGTACACGTTCGAGTTCCAGCTCCTGGTCCGCACCTGA